Proteins encoded within one genomic window of Oryza glaberrima chromosome 12, OglaRS2, whole genome shotgun sequence:
- the LOC127756602 gene encoding uncharacterized protein LOC127756602 — MERLSSSVQSWVEEHKLASIGGLWATAVGASVAYGRRKTPQMRLIHARLHAQALTLAVLGGAALAHHYYNPSTNTNNKSSSSLDYDFYSQLPAATTDDGQENERWSW, encoded by the exons ATGGAGCGACTGAGCTCATCGGTGCAGTCGTGGGTGGAGGAACACAAGCTCGCCAGCATCG GAGGGCTGTGGGCGACAGCGGTGGGTGCATCGGTGGCGTACGGGCGGAGGAAGACGCCGCAGATGCGGCTGATCCACGCCAGGCTTCACGCGCAGGCCCTCAccctcgccgtcctcggcggcgccgccctcgcgcaTCACTACTACAACCCATCAACCAACACCAACaacaagagcagcagcagcttggaCTACGACTTCTACTCGCAGCTGCCGGCGGCCACCACCGACGACGGCCAGGAGAACGAAAGGTGGAGCTGGTAG